ACCAACAGAGATCGCTATTACATGGCATGCTCAAATCAACAACTTCATAGAGCTCAAAATTTAGCAATGatttaatcaaaaatataaattgaacAAATTGATTAAGATAAATGACTTGAAACCAAGATAAAACCCACCGTTGTGTGCATTATTTCACTGTTGATTGCTACAAAGTACAAACTTCTAATTATATAACTGCAAAAACTAGATCTCACTAGGTCAGTCTAAGTGCTCTACTTCATATTTGGGTCAAATTTTGAGCACAAAAAGGTTAGCCCCCAAATAGTCTAATCCTAAAAAAGTACGTCCGCGGTATCAAAAAAAGCAAAAACACTCTTTTGACTAACCAACAAACCAAATGTGCATAGTTCTATTTATAAGAACACCAAACAAATGTATTTTCACCTGGACATGACAATACTTGTTTAAGGGGAAGCTACTAAAGCACAAAAAGGAGATGAGTCGCAAATGAACTTTCAGCTTTGACGGTCCACTTCAACCAAGCAGGGCCTCAAAAAACCATCAGCTTTCTAGTCTCCGCTGCTACTAAATTGTTAATGTTAGAAGCATAACAACGCTTTTTTTTGGTAGACCAATTCCAGGGCAAACGAGCAAGTAAATCTTCCTTAGAATGACCCACTTCAATATCTTTACCTGCAACACCTATCCCTATCTCTTTTTCATGAATTATTCTGGTCAGATCAGATGCATTATCATGCGAATTACTTTCAGGGGTACAAGAAAACGAGTCAAGAAGATCTGGTCTCCCTTTCATTTGCTTCCATCGACCTTCCAACCATTCTTCTGAATATCTCAGATCCTTGCAACCCACGATCAATCTTTGTTTTTCCCCTGGGAAATATACATGGATGCTGTCATCAGATTCTTTATGGACAACAATCCCTTCCCACCACCCATCATGCAACCATGCATCCACAATGGAACCAACTTCAACTGAAGAATAATCACTCTTTTTGGTCAACCGAGACGGTCTAACAATCGTCCTTCCTCTATGACGGATACCCAATTGATCGTCATCAGCGACTCTTGACGATAAGAGCCATTCCTACAAAAATTTAAGACAGTTGGTCAAATCATTAAAACAGATTCAGAAGCTTATAAATAGTAACGATATAAATTAATCCTCACCTCAAGGTACATCGATTCATCTGCCGCATCCTTAATATCTCGATACCTCACCTTAAGTTTATCTCTATGATTTTTGATAACCGTTGCTTTAAACCACATACCTTTAATCCCACTATCTTGTGATAGTACCTCGATTTCATCACCTATGGTGTACCCATGTTTTTGAGTACAAGCTTTTAGACTAACGACATTTTCTGCAGACTTTCTATTCTCAGAATTATATTCACCATCGACCAGTCTCCTAAGTCGTTTCTTAGGTCTGATACCAGCAGCATCAGTAGAGATGaacttatgtataatttgaTTCCAGTAACCTTTAAGTTGAGTTACATCAAAGGGCTTGACAACTTCATTATCAATTTGATATCGGCATACAAACGGTTCCAAGATTGTGTGAGCATTCAGTTTGAGAAAGCTTTTGTAGTTTCGAGGGCTGAGAACAGTTGCTGATCCATCAATGCACTTGATGCTAAGATCTTGGAGACAAGGTGAAAAGAAAATCTCTTTGTCATTGTAACTAAGAGGTAAAGGAAGAGCAACTTCATCAATTTTGTGAAACCATCGTACCACTGCCAATTTGTTTCCTCTGGAATCCTCATATAAATCATCCAAGTAAGCAACAAGCCGCCTGCCTTCTTCAGCTAATACATACACAAAATCATGAACCTGCAAATACAAGAATCAGACAGCTAGATCAGCATACAATAAATGAAAAAACGTCTAAAGCTAAATTTACATAAAATTGTCAACAGTGCTCACCGAGATTCGTATGCCACTACGGCTATAAGCTTCATAGTGCTTCCTCTTTTTCTTGCAGGCCCAAGAAGAACCGACCCACAGAAACTCtgtatatgataaaaataaataattagacAGTACCAGAGAACTAATAATTACAATGATAACACCAAAATCCTCGTTATGAAGTACACAAACAGACATGTTGAACCAAAGGTATATACACGAACGATGTAAACGCATAATCTTACTTGGTATTATTAGTCTAATTGGGTAATAAATTATCAA
The sequence above is drawn from the Erigeron canadensis isolate Cc75 chromosome 4, C_canadensis_v1, whole genome shotgun sequence genome and encodes:
- the LOC122596256 gene encoding uncharacterized protein LOC122596256; the encoded protein is MRGEYVKYKEVFGTNKLNRKEVRYYLIRRDGTSDLAVIGKQINNNDKKLGHNSNTTSFRYRFAIHDKLGDFPLKLRSRKDVIVFLTSLVTEFLWVGSSWACKKKRKHYEAYSRSGIRISVHDFVYVLAEEGRRLVAYLDDLYEDSRGNKLAVVRWFHKIDEVALPLPLSYNDKEIFFSPCLQDLSIKCIDGSATVLSPRNYKSFLKLNAHTILEPFVCRYQIDNEVVKPFDVTQLKGYWNQIIHKFISTDAAGIRPKKRLRRLVDGEYNSENRKSAENVVSLKACTQKHGYTIGDEIEVLSQDSGIKGMWFKATVIKNHRDKLKVRYRDIKDAADESMYLEEWLLSSRVADDDQLGIRHRGRTIVRPSRLTKKSDYSSVEVGSIVDAWLHDGWWEGIVVHKESDDSIHVYFPGEKQRLIVGCKDLRYSEEWLEGRWKQMKGRPDLLDSFSCTPESNSHDNASDLTRIIHEKEIGIGVAGKDIEVGHSKEDLLARLPWNWSTKKKRCYASNINNLVAAETRKLMVF